The following nucleotide sequence is from Peribacillus sp. ACCC06369.
CATCAGAGTTAGAGTTATTTAACGTAGCCGGATTTTTAAGGTGTAAACTTTAGAGGGACATATGAGGAAAATTACTTTATCTAATGGAAAAACGGTGGAAGTTGAATGTTTAAGCTGTGCTTTGACAAGTGGGGAAGTAGAAGCAGAGGGTGGTGTAATAGTCGAATCTGAATATTTTATGCTCACCAAGACGTTGCATATCCCGTTGAAGGTTTAGTTATTTTAGCATCAAAACGCCATATTAAATGCGAATTAAATGAACCAGAAAAGGTTGATTACATAAACTTAATCCAAGATTAGAAAAGCTCAAAGGGAAATATTGGGGATAGAACACGTTTATTATATTTAACCCAAAGCAATACCTTCAACTCCTCAGGTATGGTTTCTATCTGAATTTTGTAACAAAGTTGATTGGAGCGGAAGGTGCGAGACTTCCAATCAAATGTACAAGCCATAAAAAAACAGTAGGTAAACTCGATTTTGATCGAGTTTGCCTACTGTCCTGAGAAACCGGACTTCAATACAAGTCGGGTTTCTTTCGTTCTGCTCAGGCTGGGTCAGTCTTCTTATTCGTTGTCCTCAATAGTGGCATGGTGCAACAACGGAAAGAGCCACCGGACTTGATGATTTCGCTTATATCGACTTCAATGACTTCGTATCCGCGTTTACGAAGCTCACTATTTACCTGTTTATTACAAGGAAGACTGAATAATTTTTTATTCCCAATCGAAAGCACGTTTGTTCCTAATGTGAATTGTTCTTCTTTAGTCACTTCAATCATGTCATAACGTGAAGCTAATAAATCCATCTCTTTTTTTGTAAAGGACTCTGGAAAAATAAGCGCCTCTGTCGGTGATATGATATTGAAAACACAATCTAAATGAAGGAACGTTTCAATGAAAGGAACCGCGATGATATCGTATTCAGGTAATAGGGTTTGAAGATGCTTGACGGATGATTCATCCGTTCTTTCACTGATTCCAATATAGATGGTCTTTCCGTCTATAAGGACATCCCCGCCCTCAATATGATTTTTGAGAAGGTTGAAAAATGAGATACCATTCGTTTCGAGCCAGGATTTCAATATTTGTTCTTCACCCTGCCTGATACCTGTTGCCAACTCAGCAACGTAAACGGTATTGCCAAGAGTGAAACCGATATCTCTCGTAAAGACTTGTTCTGGATATGTTAATTCGGGCGGAAGTTTTATGACTTCAATCCCTTCATTTTCAAGAGCCTTTATAAATTCGGCGTGCTGCTTCAAGGCAAGTGCCTGATCGATATTTTCTTCTTGAAACTCTTTTTGAGTTTCGTTAATGATCTCCCTGATTTCCATATGACGAGGTTCACAGACGATCACCCGTGATAGCTTTGAATATTCACTCGCACAATAAGCTTCTAGTTCATCGTTTATTTTGTTTACCATAAATGAGCTCCCTCTAAATATAATTGTATCTTTACTATTTCCTCTTTTTTCTAGAAAGAAACATAAAAAATAAGTCGTGGTCTCTTTAATCTTCTTTAGAGTAGATTGCTTTTTATACTGAAATAATTTACGATTTAATTTATACCTATGCAGAAGAATCCTTACTCTATTTAAAAGAGCTTTCCATGGATCGAAGGTAAAGTCATTACAGGATTTTGTTTTTTTAGATAAGGACTAATGATGGTTTAAATTTCTAAGTCCAATGGACGAATGGATAATCGTAAAACGGAACATTGACGAGCTTCCGCATTCTAAGAAATCAGGCAAATAGAATATCAAAAAAAGGGATCTAGTTTAGATCCTTTTTTTATTTGAAATATCTTCAAGATAACCCCAAATTCAAAATAATCGTAAAACGCACCTAGGGAAAAAGGATTATTTTTTTTCTGGTCGAATATATAATGAAGACGTTTTCAATATTAGGGGGAGATTGTAATGATGGATACACCATTGATCATGACTCAAATCATTGAGAGAGCTGAAAAATATTTTCCGAAGAAAGAGGTAGTTTCGCGTACGGATGGTGGAATTCACACTTTTACATATGCAGAGATTGCTGAGCGTACAAGAAGGCTGACTAGTAACCTTGAAAAATTCGGTATTAAAACAGGTGACCGGATTGGAACACTCGCTTGGAACCATCATCGTCATTTAGAAGCTTATTTTGCGATTCCTTGTCATGGTGCTGTCCTACATACAATTAATATGCGCCTGTCCCCTCAACATGTTTCTTATATCGTCAATAGTGCGGAAGATCGATTATTACTGATAGATCCGGATGTCATCCCCCTGTTGGAAGCGATTAAAGATGAGTTAACGACGGTGGAAGGATATATCATAATGACGGATAAAGATGAGCTGCCTGAAACGACCCTTTCACCTATT
It contains:
- a CDS encoding dimethylarginine dimethylaminohydrolase family protein, whose product is MVNKINDELEAYCASEYSKLSRVIVCEPRHMEIREIINETQKEFQEENIDQALALKQHAEFIKALENEGIEVIKLPPELTYPEQVFTRDIGFTLGNTVYVAELATGIRQGEEQILKSWLETNGISFFNLLKNHIEGGDVLIDGKTIYIGISERTDESSVKHLQTLLPEYDIIAVPFIETFLHLDCVFNIISPTEALIFPESFTKKEMDLLASRYDMIEVTKEEQFTLGTNVLSIGNKKLFSLPCNKQVNSELRKRGYEVIEVDISEIIKSGGSFRCCTMPLLRTTNKKTDPA